The Tachyglossus aculeatus isolate mTacAcu1 chromosome 4, mTacAcu1.pri, whole genome shotgun sequence genome contains a region encoding:
- the SLC4A11 gene encoding sodium bicarbonate transporter-like protein 11 isoform X3, with the protein MARNGFFFEETGYLKCDTDDGCEAKEGGPGEELFDTVNSSIVSGDSIRFFVNVNLEVQQSLADSEGSGCVLLHTSRKYLKLKNFEEEIRAHRDLDGFLARASILLDETATSLDDVLRKMLRHFAEDADSAEPNCNFDKIMSTLFTDSGTPREGNVHLLSDTIQGVTATVTGVQYQQSWLCIICTIKTLQRRHVCISRLERPQNWGENSCEVRFVILVLAPPKMKSTKTATEVGRTFATMFSDITFRLKLLETKTEEEFKEALVHQRHLLTVVNQPLPAGLSETLKEPGHKPLRLNDFFRVGKGILDDIARRFPVYALDFTDGIIGSNKAVGKYITTMIFLYFACLLPTIAFGSLNDENTHGAIDVQKTIVGQCIGGLLYALFSGQPLVVLLTTAPLALYINVIRGICDDYSLDFHAFYAWTGLWNSFFLALYALFNFSLVMKLFKRSTEEIIALFISITFVLDAVKGIIKIFRKYYYGEPVGGHPHPTEASRGLLGLNTTLLVNSSVGGSLCPQNQTGGHELAHYGRETAVLSLMLMLGTLWLGHTLYQFKKSPYLHAHVREILSDCALPISVLTFSLVGSYFFREIEMSKFSYNPSESLFELAPVHLLSTGAALSAMGLGFLLSMLFFIEQNIVASLANAPENRLVKGTAYHWDLLLVALINTGLSLFGLPWIHAAYPHSPMHVRALAFVEERVENGHIYETIVSVKETRLTTLVANILVGLSLLLLPFPLQWIPKPVLYGLFLYIALTSIDGNQLFERVALLLKEQTAYPPTHYIRRVPQRTIHYFTGLQVLQLLLLCAFGMSPLPYMKMIFPLIMIAMIPIRYNLLPRIIEAKYLDAMDAEH; encoded by the exons GGTACCTGAAGTGTGACACGGACGATGGGTGCGAGGCCAAGGAGGGCGGCCCCGGGGAGGAGCTCTTCGACACGGTCAACTCCTCCATCGTGTCCGGCGACAGCATCCGCTTCTTTGTCAACGTCAACTTGGAGGTCCAGCAGAGCCTCGCAG ACAGCGAAGGATCTGGCTGTGTGCTTCTCCACACTTCCAGGAAG TACCTGAAGCTGAAGAACTTCGAGGAGGAGATCCGGGCGCACCGGGACCTGGACGGCTTCCTGGCCCGGGCCAGCATCCTCCTGGACGAGACGGCCACGTCCCTGGACGACGTCCTGCGCAAGATGCTCAGGCACTTCGCCGAGGACGCCGACAGCGCCGAGCCCAACTGCAACTTCGACAAGATCATGAGCACCCTGTTCACCGACTCTGGCACCCCCCGCGAGGGCAACG TCCACCTTCTCTCGGACACTATCCAGGGGGTAACGGCCACGGTGACGGGAGTCCAGTACCAGCAGTCCTGGCTCTGCATCAT CTGCACCATCAAGACCCTGCAAAGGCGCCACGTGTGTATCAGCCGCCTGGAGCGGCCTCAGAACTGGGGAGAGAACTCCTGTGAGGTGCGCTTCGTCATCCTCGTGCTGGCACCGCCCAAGATG AAGAGCACGAAGACGGCCACGGAGGTGGGGCGGACCTTCGCCACGATGTTTTCCGACATCACCTTCCGCCTGAAGCTGCTGGAGACCAAGACGGAGGAGGAGTTCAAGGAAGCCCTGGTGCACCAGCGGCATTTGCTGACCGTGGTCAATCAACCCCTGCCGGCTGGCCTCAGCGAGACCCTCAAGGAGCCCGGCCACAAGCCCCTCCGG CTGAACGACTTCTTCCGGGTCGGGAAGGGCATCCTGGACGACATTGCCCGGCGATTCCCAGTGTACGCGCTGGACTTCACCGATG GCATAATCGGAAGCAACAAGGCGGTGGGGAAGTACATCACCACCATGATCTTCCTGTACTTCGCCTGCCTGTTGCCTACCATCGCCTTTGGCTCCCTCAACGACGAGAACACACACGGTGCCATCG atgtgcagAAGACTATCGTGGGCCAGTGCATTGGTGGGCTGTTGTACGCCTTGTTCTCTGGGCAGCCCCTGGTCGTGCTCCTGACCACCGCCCCCCTGGCGCTCTACATCAACG TGATCCGGGGCATCTGCGATGACTACAGCCTGGACTTCCACGCCTTCTACGCTTGGACGGGGCTGTGGAACAGCTTCTTCCTTGCCCTCTACGCCCTCTTCAACTTTAGCCTGGTCATGAAGCTCTTCAAGAG ATCCACGGAGGAGATCATCGCCCTATTCATCTCTATCACCTTTGTGCTCGACGCCGTCAAGGGGATCATCAAAA TTTTCAGGAAATACTACTACGGCGAGCCCGTGGGCGGCCACCCCCATCCGACAGAAGCATCCCGCGGCCTCCTCGGCCTCAACACTACACTCCTGGTGAACTCGTCGGTCGGTGGCTCGCTGTGCCCTCAGAACCAGACCGGTGGGCACGAGCTGGCGCACTACGGGAGGGAAACAGCCGTGCTGAGCCTCATGCTAATGTTGGGGACCCTCTGGCTGGGCCACACCCTCTACCAGTTCAAGAAGAG CCCCTACCTGCACGCCCACGTCCGGGAGATCCTGTCCGACTGCGCGCTGCCCATCTCGGTGCTCACCTTCTCCCTCGTGGGCTCCTATTTCTTCCGGGAGATAGAGA TGTCCAAATTCAGCTACAACCCCAGCGAGAGCCTGTTCGAGCTGGCGCCGGTTCACCTGCTGTCCACCGGTGCGGCCCTGAGCGCCATGGGCCTGGGCTTTTTGCTGTCCATGCTCTTCTTCATCGAGCAGAACATCGTGGCGTCACTGGCCAACGCCCCCGAGAACAG GTTGGTGAAGGGCACAGCCTACCACTGGGACCTGCTGCTGGTGGCCCTGATCAACACGGGGCTGTCTCTGTTCGGTCTACCCTGGATCCACGCCGCCTACCCACACTCCCCCATGCACGTCCGAGCCCTGGCCTTCGTGGAGGAGCGCGTGGAGAACGGGCACATCTATGAGAC GATCGTGAGTGTGAAGGAGACTCGACTGACCACGCTGGTGGCCAATATCCTGGTGGGGTTgtccctcctgctgctgccctTCCCGCTGCAGTGgatcccaaagcccgtgctctacggCCTGTTCCTCTACATCGCCCTCACCTCCATCGACGGCAACCAGCTGTTCGAGCGGGTCGCCCTCCTGCTCAAGGAACAG ACGGCCTACCCCCCGACCCATTACATCCGGCGGGTACCGCAGCGGACAATCCACTACTTCACCGGGCTTCAGGTGCTCCAGCTGCTGCTCCTCTGTGCGTTCGGCATGTCTCCTCTGCCCTACATGAAGATGATCTTCCCCCTCATCATGATCGCCATGATCCCCATCAG gTACAACCTGCTGCCCAGAATCATCGAAGCCAAGTACCTAGATGCCATGGACGCAGAGCACTAG
- the SLC4A11 gene encoding sodium bicarbonate transporter-like protein 11 isoform X1 has protein sequence MRSARPQQEPRTQLKLTKSTSTTMARNGFFFEETGYLKCDTDDGCEAKEGGPGEELFDTVNSSIVSGDSIRFFVNVNLEVQQSLADSEGSGCVLLHTSRKYLKLKNFEEEIRAHRDLDGFLARASILLDETATSLDDVLRKMLRHFAEDADSAEPNCNFDKIMSTLFTDSGTPREGNVHLLSDTIQGVTATVTGVQYQQSWLCIICTIKTLQRRHVCISRLERPQNWGENSCEVRFVILVLAPPKMKSTKTATEVGRTFATMFSDITFRLKLLETKTEEEFKEALVHQRHLLTVVNQPLPAGLSETLKEPGHKPLRLNDFFRVGKGILDDIARRFPVYALDFTDGIIGSNKAVGKYITTMIFLYFACLLPTIAFGSLNDENTHGAIDVQKTIVGQCIGGLLYALFSGQPLVVLLTTAPLALYINVIRGICDDYSLDFHAFYAWTGLWNSFFLALYALFNFSLVMKLFKRSTEEIIALFISITFVLDAVKGIIKIFRKYYYGEPVGGHPHPTEASRGLLGLNTTLLVNSSVGGSLCPQNQTGGHELAHYGRETAVLSLMLMLGTLWLGHTLYQFKKSPYLHAHVREILSDCALPISVLTFSLVGSYFFREIEMSKFSYNPSESLFELAPVHLLSTGAALSAMGLGFLLSMLFFIEQNIVASLANAPENRLVKGTAYHWDLLLVALINTGLSLFGLPWIHAAYPHSPMHVRALAFVEERVENGHIYETIVSVKETRLTTLVANILVGLSLLLLPFPLQWIPKPVLYGLFLYIALTSIDGNQLFERVALLLKEQTAYPPTHYIRRVPQRTIHYFTGLQVLQLLLLCAFGMSPLPYMKMIFPLIMIAMIPIRYNLLPRIIEAKYLDAMDAEH, from the exons GGTACCTGAAGTGTGACACGGACGATGGGTGCGAGGCCAAGGAGGGCGGCCCCGGGGAGGAGCTCTTCGACACGGTCAACTCCTCCATCGTGTCCGGCGACAGCATCCGCTTCTTTGTCAACGTCAACTTGGAGGTCCAGCAGAGCCTCGCAG ACAGCGAAGGATCTGGCTGTGTGCTTCTCCACACTTCCAGGAAG TACCTGAAGCTGAAGAACTTCGAGGAGGAGATCCGGGCGCACCGGGACCTGGACGGCTTCCTGGCCCGGGCCAGCATCCTCCTGGACGAGACGGCCACGTCCCTGGACGACGTCCTGCGCAAGATGCTCAGGCACTTCGCCGAGGACGCCGACAGCGCCGAGCCCAACTGCAACTTCGACAAGATCATGAGCACCCTGTTCACCGACTCTGGCACCCCCCGCGAGGGCAACG TCCACCTTCTCTCGGACACTATCCAGGGGGTAACGGCCACGGTGACGGGAGTCCAGTACCAGCAGTCCTGGCTCTGCATCAT CTGCACCATCAAGACCCTGCAAAGGCGCCACGTGTGTATCAGCCGCCTGGAGCGGCCTCAGAACTGGGGAGAGAACTCCTGTGAGGTGCGCTTCGTCATCCTCGTGCTGGCACCGCCCAAGATG AAGAGCACGAAGACGGCCACGGAGGTGGGGCGGACCTTCGCCACGATGTTTTCCGACATCACCTTCCGCCTGAAGCTGCTGGAGACCAAGACGGAGGAGGAGTTCAAGGAAGCCCTGGTGCACCAGCGGCATTTGCTGACCGTGGTCAATCAACCCCTGCCGGCTGGCCTCAGCGAGACCCTCAAGGAGCCCGGCCACAAGCCCCTCCGG CTGAACGACTTCTTCCGGGTCGGGAAGGGCATCCTGGACGACATTGCCCGGCGATTCCCAGTGTACGCGCTGGACTTCACCGATG GCATAATCGGAAGCAACAAGGCGGTGGGGAAGTACATCACCACCATGATCTTCCTGTACTTCGCCTGCCTGTTGCCTACCATCGCCTTTGGCTCCCTCAACGACGAGAACACACACGGTGCCATCG atgtgcagAAGACTATCGTGGGCCAGTGCATTGGTGGGCTGTTGTACGCCTTGTTCTCTGGGCAGCCCCTGGTCGTGCTCCTGACCACCGCCCCCCTGGCGCTCTACATCAACG TGATCCGGGGCATCTGCGATGACTACAGCCTGGACTTCCACGCCTTCTACGCTTGGACGGGGCTGTGGAACAGCTTCTTCCTTGCCCTCTACGCCCTCTTCAACTTTAGCCTGGTCATGAAGCTCTTCAAGAG ATCCACGGAGGAGATCATCGCCCTATTCATCTCTATCACCTTTGTGCTCGACGCCGTCAAGGGGATCATCAAAA TTTTCAGGAAATACTACTACGGCGAGCCCGTGGGCGGCCACCCCCATCCGACAGAAGCATCCCGCGGCCTCCTCGGCCTCAACACTACACTCCTGGTGAACTCGTCGGTCGGTGGCTCGCTGTGCCCTCAGAACCAGACCGGTGGGCACGAGCTGGCGCACTACGGGAGGGAAACAGCCGTGCTGAGCCTCATGCTAATGTTGGGGACCCTCTGGCTGGGCCACACCCTCTACCAGTTCAAGAAGAG CCCCTACCTGCACGCCCACGTCCGGGAGATCCTGTCCGACTGCGCGCTGCCCATCTCGGTGCTCACCTTCTCCCTCGTGGGCTCCTATTTCTTCCGGGAGATAGAGA TGTCCAAATTCAGCTACAACCCCAGCGAGAGCCTGTTCGAGCTGGCGCCGGTTCACCTGCTGTCCACCGGTGCGGCCCTGAGCGCCATGGGCCTGGGCTTTTTGCTGTCCATGCTCTTCTTCATCGAGCAGAACATCGTGGCGTCACTGGCCAACGCCCCCGAGAACAG GTTGGTGAAGGGCACAGCCTACCACTGGGACCTGCTGCTGGTGGCCCTGATCAACACGGGGCTGTCTCTGTTCGGTCTACCCTGGATCCACGCCGCCTACCCACACTCCCCCATGCACGTCCGAGCCCTGGCCTTCGTGGAGGAGCGCGTGGAGAACGGGCACATCTATGAGAC GATCGTGAGTGTGAAGGAGACTCGACTGACCACGCTGGTGGCCAATATCCTGGTGGGGTTgtccctcctgctgctgccctTCCCGCTGCAGTGgatcccaaagcccgtgctctacggCCTGTTCCTCTACATCGCCCTCACCTCCATCGACGGCAACCAGCTGTTCGAGCGGGTCGCCCTCCTGCTCAAGGAACAG ACGGCCTACCCCCCGACCCATTACATCCGGCGGGTACCGCAGCGGACAATCCACTACTTCACCGGGCTTCAGGTGCTCCAGCTGCTGCTCCTCTGTGCGTTCGGCATGTCTCCTCTGCCCTACATGAAGATGATCTTCCCCCTCATCATGATCGCCATGATCCCCATCAG gTACAACCTGCTGCCCAGAATCATCGAAGCCAAGTACCTAGATGCCATGGACGCAGAGCACTAG
- the SLC4A11 gene encoding sodium bicarbonate transporter-like protein 11 isoform X2, translated as MANRGPGTAESTSTTMARNGFFFEETGYLKCDTDDGCEAKEGGPGEELFDTVNSSIVSGDSIRFFVNVNLEVQQSLADSEGSGCVLLHTSRKYLKLKNFEEEIRAHRDLDGFLARASILLDETATSLDDVLRKMLRHFAEDADSAEPNCNFDKIMSTLFTDSGTPREGNVHLLSDTIQGVTATVTGVQYQQSWLCIICTIKTLQRRHVCISRLERPQNWGENSCEVRFVILVLAPPKMKSTKTATEVGRTFATMFSDITFRLKLLETKTEEEFKEALVHQRHLLTVVNQPLPAGLSETLKEPGHKPLRLNDFFRVGKGILDDIARRFPVYALDFTDGIIGSNKAVGKYITTMIFLYFACLLPTIAFGSLNDENTHGAIDVQKTIVGQCIGGLLYALFSGQPLVVLLTTAPLALYINVIRGICDDYSLDFHAFYAWTGLWNSFFLALYALFNFSLVMKLFKRSTEEIIALFISITFVLDAVKGIIKIFRKYYYGEPVGGHPHPTEASRGLLGLNTTLLVNSSVGGSLCPQNQTGGHELAHYGRETAVLSLMLMLGTLWLGHTLYQFKKSPYLHAHVREILSDCALPISVLTFSLVGSYFFREIEMSKFSYNPSESLFELAPVHLLSTGAALSAMGLGFLLSMLFFIEQNIVASLANAPENRLVKGTAYHWDLLLVALINTGLSLFGLPWIHAAYPHSPMHVRALAFVEERVENGHIYETIVSVKETRLTTLVANILVGLSLLLLPFPLQWIPKPVLYGLFLYIALTSIDGNQLFERVALLLKEQTAYPPTHYIRRVPQRTIHYFTGLQVLQLLLLCAFGMSPLPYMKMIFPLIMIAMIPIRYNLLPRIIEAKYLDAMDAEH; from the exons GGTACCTGAAGTGTGACACGGACGATGGGTGCGAGGCCAAGGAGGGCGGCCCCGGGGAGGAGCTCTTCGACACGGTCAACTCCTCCATCGTGTCCGGCGACAGCATCCGCTTCTTTGTCAACGTCAACTTGGAGGTCCAGCAGAGCCTCGCAG ACAGCGAAGGATCTGGCTGTGTGCTTCTCCACACTTCCAGGAAG TACCTGAAGCTGAAGAACTTCGAGGAGGAGATCCGGGCGCACCGGGACCTGGACGGCTTCCTGGCCCGGGCCAGCATCCTCCTGGACGAGACGGCCACGTCCCTGGACGACGTCCTGCGCAAGATGCTCAGGCACTTCGCCGAGGACGCCGACAGCGCCGAGCCCAACTGCAACTTCGACAAGATCATGAGCACCCTGTTCACCGACTCTGGCACCCCCCGCGAGGGCAACG TCCACCTTCTCTCGGACACTATCCAGGGGGTAACGGCCACGGTGACGGGAGTCCAGTACCAGCAGTCCTGGCTCTGCATCAT CTGCACCATCAAGACCCTGCAAAGGCGCCACGTGTGTATCAGCCGCCTGGAGCGGCCTCAGAACTGGGGAGAGAACTCCTGTGAGGTGCGCTTCGTCATCCTCGTGCTGGCACCGCCCAAGATG AAGAGCACGAAGACGGCCACGGAGGTGGGGCGGACCTTCGCCACGATGTTTTCCGACATCACCTTCCGCCTGAAGCTGCTGGAGACCAAGACGGAGGAGGAGTTCAAGGAAGCCCTGGTGCACCAGCGGCATTTGCTGACCGTGGTCAATCAACCCCTGCCGGCTGGCCTCAGCGAGACCCTCAAGGAGCCCGGCCACAAGCCCCTCCGG CTGAACGACTTCTTCCGGGTCGGGAAGGGCATCCTGGACGACATTGCCCGGCGATTCCCAGTGTACGCGCTGGACTTCACCGATG GCATAATCGGAAGCAACAAGGCGGTGGGGAAGTACATCACCACCATGATCTTCCTGTACTTCGCCTGCCTGTTGCCTACCATCGCCTTTGGCTCCCTCAACGACGAGAACACACACGGTGCCATCG atgtgcagAAGACTATCGTGGGCCAGTGCATTGGTGGGCTGTTGTACGCCTTGTTCTCTGGGCAGCCCCTGGTCGTGCTCCTGACCACCGCCCCCCTGGCGCTCTACATCAACG TGATCCGGGGCATCTGCGATGACTACAGCCTGGACTTCCACGCCTTCTACGCTTGGACGGGGCTGTGGAACAGCTTCTTCCTTGCCCTCTACGCCCTCTTCAACTTTAGCCTGGTCATGAAGCTCTTCAAGAG ATCCACGGAGGAGATCATCGCCCTATTCATCTCTATCACCTTTGTGCTCGACGCCGTCAAGGGGATCATCAAAA TTTTCAGGAAATACTACTACGGCGAGCCCGTGGGCGGCCACCCCCATCCGACAGAAGCATCCCGCGGCCTCCTCGGCCTCAACACTACACTCCTGGTGAACTCGTCGGTCGGTGGCTCGCTGTGCCCTCAGAACCAGACCGGTGGGCACGAGCTGGCGCACTACGGGAGGGAAACAGCCGTGCTGAGCCTCATGCTAATGTTGGGGACCCTCTGGCTGGGCCACACCCTCTACCAGTTCAAGAAGAG CCCCTACCTGCACGCCCACGTCCGGGAGATCCTGTCCGACTGCGCGCTGCCCATCTCGGTGCTCACCTTCTCCCTCGTGGGCTCCTATTTCTTCCGGGAGATAGAGA TGTCCAAATTCAGCTACAACCCCAGCGAGAGCCTGTTCGAGCTGGCGCCGGTTCACCTGCTGTCCACCGGTGCGGCCCTGAGCGCCATGGGCCTGGGCTTTTTGCTGTCCATGCTCTTCTTCATCGAGCAGAACATCGTGGCGTCACTGGCCAACGCCCCCGAGAACAG GTTGGTGAAGGGCACAGCCTACCACTGGGACCTGCTGCTGGTGGCCCTGATCAACACGGGGCTGTCTCTGTTCGGTCTACCCTGGATCCACGCCGCCTACCCACACTCCCCCATGCACGTCCGAGCCCTGGCCTTCGTGGAGGAGCGCGTGGAGAACGGGCACATCTATGAGAC GATCGTGAGTGTGAAGGAGACTCGACTGACCACGCTGGTGGCCAATATCCTGGTGGGGTTgtccctcctgctgctgccctTCCCGCTGCAGTGgatcccaaagcccgtgctctacggCCTGTTCCTCTACATCGCCCTCACCTCCATCGACGGCAACCAGCTGTTCGAGCGGGTCGCCCTCCTGCTCAAGGAACAG ACGGCCTACCCCCCGACCCATTACATCCGGCGGGTACCGCAGCGGACAATCCACTACTTCACCGGGCTTCAGGTGCTCCAGCTGCTGCTCCTCTGTGCGTTCGGCATGTCTCCTCTGCCCTACATGAAGATGATCTTCCCCCTCATCATGATCGCCATGATCCCCATCAG gTACAACCTGCTGCCCAGAATCATCGAAGCCAAGTACCTAGATGCCATGGACGCAGAGCACTAG